Proteins co-encoded in one Betaproteobacteria bacterium genomic window:
- a CDS encoding MBL fold metallo-hydrolase, translating into MPQASSAPAAAATLSFPFETAPVPGRWIEIHPDVRWLRMPLPFALDHINLWMLRGPLGWTVIDTGYHNAATRNAWDELLPHHAPLERIVVTHCHPDHFGHAGWFTSTFGLPLYMTEAEYLTGHALYESTSGYGAEALANLYRMHGLDAGRLAAISSRPSGYRNAITPPPRTFRRIVHGDILQLGCHAWRVIVGYRHAPEHASLYCESLGLLISGDMLLPKISTNTSVWTTEPDGDPVAQFLTSIRAFTELPDDTLVLPSHGMPFRGIRARVEALGAHHAERLQELLGACDEPRTAAEILPVLFRRELDTHQLFFAMGEAIAHLNHLHHRGRVERSTGADGAYRFQAVRH; encoded by the coding sequence ATGCCGCAAGCTTCGTCCGCTCCGGCCGCCGCCGCAACGCTGTCGTTTCCCTTCGAAACGGCGCCTGTCCCTGGCCGCTGGATCGAGATCCACCCCGATGTCCGCTGGCTGCGCATGCCGCTTCCCTTCGCGCTCGACCACATCAATCTGTGGATGCTGCGCGGGCCGCTCGGCTGGACGGTGATCGACACCGGCTACCACAACGCCGCCACCCGGAACGCCTGGGACGAACTCCTGCCCCACCACGCCCCCCTCGAAAGAATCGTCGTCACGCACTGCCACCCCGATCACTTCGGGCACGCCGGCTGGTTCACGTCGACGTTCGGGTTGCCGCTGTACATGACCGAGGCGGAATATCTGACCGGTCACGCGCTCTACGAATCCACCTCCGGCTACGGCGCCGAGGCACTCGCGAACCTGTACCGCATGCATGGTCTGGATGCCGGCCGGCTCGCGGCCATCTCCTCCCGCCCCTCCGGCTACCGCAACGCCATCACGCCTCCCCCGCGGACGTTCCGGCGCATCGTGCACGGCGACATCCTTCAGCTCGGCTGCCACGCATGGCGGGTGATCGTCGGTTACCGCCACGCGCCCGAACATGCCTCGCTGTACTGCGAATCGCTGGGCCTGCTCATCTCCGGCGACATGCTGCTGCCCAAGATCAGCACCAACACCAGCGTCTGGACCACCGAACCGGACGGCGATCCGGTCGCCCAGTTTCTCACGTCGATCCGCGCGTTCACCGAACTGCCCGACGACACGCTGGTTCTGCCTTCTCACGGCATGCCGTTCCGCGGAATCCGCGCCCGTGTGGAGGCGCTGGGCGCCCACCACGCGGAGCGGCTGCAGGAACTGCTCGGTGCCTGCGACGAGCCGCGCACGGCCGCCGAGATCCTGCCAGTCCTGTTCCGGCGGGAGCTCGACACGCATCAGCTCTTCTTCGCGATGGGGGAGGCCATTGCCCACCTCAACCATCTGCACCACCGGGGCCGCGTCGAACGGTCCACGGGCGCCGATGGCGCCTATCGATTCCAGGCAGTACGTCACTGA